One window of Mangrovibacterium diazotrophicum genomic DNA carries:
- a CDS encoding sugar-binding domain-containing protein, with protein sequence MNKRNSLLLLLSLFAALVTHAQDWRPKQAQLMTSFANDVNPEQVLPEYPRPQLVRQEWLNLNGLWQYQPGTGQSEPLPSGQLSGTILVPFAVESALSGVMEHHPRLWYKRNFSIPTEWSGMRLILHFGAVDYEAEVFVNGQSIGTHHGGYDAFSFDITDYLSDETDQKLAVRVYDPTDSGGFPRGKQTWYPGGIMYTSTTGIWQTVWLEPVTETHIETIRLTPDIDQSILKLTVNTKGNASGLSISARVEDQGSPVTTIASNANQEISIEVPNAKLWSPDSPFLYDLKITLSKDGEPIDYVGSYFGMRKISVESEDGYRKLYLNNEFLFQMGPLDQGFWPDGLYTAPTDEALRYDLEKAKAFGFNMVRKHIKVEPQRWYYWADKLGLMVWQDMPSVNSYTSNPQPIDQYAYESELTELVQEHWNAPSIVMWVVFNEGQGQHHTPELVQKVKNLDPSRLVNQASGGNFFGVGDVLDVHSYPPPACPKSSTQTLACGEYGGVGYKIPGHIWDGSFSYVMANTEEELLTYYEDFIDQLTIFKSNSGLSAAVYTEITDVEIELNGLMTYDRIIKSDVDRIYQANRKVIEEDLFLTEVVPNSSNSAQSWKYTFNPPASNWNQSDFDDSNWSSGSAGFGTEGTPGAVIRTLWSSDDIWLRKEVQIGDLSAKNQENLVLTIHHDEDCEVYINGVWAASLSGWTTSYVTTPISAEAKNAIVSGTNTIAIHCKQTAGGQYIDAGISILSSEKIGSISTSTNDMKQESGQYLFPNPTLNTVHFSQQLPAESQISVYNNQGSVLKQLSGALSQIDVSTFRPGYYLIKVNDNCQQQRFRFLKL encoded by the coding sequence ATGAATAAACGAAACTCGTTGCTTTTACTACTCTCCCTGTTTGCAGCTTTGGTAACACATGCCCAAGACTGGCGCCCGAAACAAGCGCAGTTGATGACTTCCTTTGCAAACGATGTCAACCCGGAGCAGGTGCTACCGGAATACCCGCGCCCCCAACTCGTTCGCCAAGAATGGTTAAACCTGAACGGCCTGTGGCAATACCAACCAGGCACAGGACAATCGGAACCGCTTCCTTCAGGTCAACTCTCCGGTACCATACTGGTCCCTTTTGCTGTCGAATCAGCACTATCCGGAGTCATGGAACACCATCCCCGTTTATGGTACAAACGAAATTTCAGCATTCCGACCGAATGGAGCGGTATGCGACTCATTTTACACTTTGGCGCTGTGGATTATGAAGCTGAAGTCTTTGTAAACGGACAAAGCATCGGCACCCACCACGGCGGTTACGACGCTTTCAGCTTCGACATTACCGATTATCTGTCTGACGAAACAGACCAGAAACTGGCTGTTCGGGTGTATGACCCAACCGACTCTGGGGGCTTCCCTCGAGGAAAGCAAACCTGGTATCCCGGCGGAATCATGTACACCTCTACAACCGGTATCTGGCAAACAGTTTGGCTTGAACCGGTTACAGAAACACATATCGAAACCATCAGGCTGACTCCTGATATCGATCAGTCTATTCTAAAATTGACAGTCAATACAAAAGGGAATGCTAGCGGCCTTTCCATCTCTGCAAGAGTTGAAGATCAGGGAAGCCCGGTAACAACAATTGCAAGCAATGCTAACCAGGAAATTTCGATTGAAGTACCAAATGCCAAACTTTGGTCCCCTGATAGTCCATTCCTTTACGATTTGAAAATAACTTTATCAAAAGACGGAGAACCAATTGACTACGTTGGCAGCTACTTTGGCATGCGAAAGATATCGGTTGAGTCGGAAGATGGGTACCGCAAATTGTACCTTAACAACGAATTTTTATTCCAGATGGGCCCACTGGATCAAGGTTTTTGGCCCGATGGATTATATACCGCCCCAACTGACGAAGCTTTACGCTACGATTTGGAGAAAGCCAAAGCCTTTGGGTTCAATATGGTTCGGAAACATATCAAAGTTGAACCGCAACGCTGGTACTATTGGGCCGACAAGCTGGGCTTGATGGTTTGGCAGGACATGCCGTCGGTCAACTCATACACCAGCAATCCACAGCCCATCGACCAATATGCTTACGAAAGCGAATTGACTGAACTTGTTCAGGAACACTGGAACGCTCCATCGATTGTTATGTGGGTGGTGTTTAATGAAGGTCAAGGGCAACATCACACGCCTGAACTGGTGCAAAAAGTAAAGAACCTTGATCCTTCGAGGTTGGTAAACCAGGCAAGCGGTGGCAACTTCTTCGGTGTTGGGGATGTGCTCGATGTACACAGCTATCCGCCGCCTGCTTGTCCCAAAAGTTCAACTCAGACGCTGGCATGTGGCGAGTACGGCGGTGTTGGCTACAAGATTCCGGGGCATATCTGGGATGGTAGCTTCTCATACGTCATGGCAAATACGGAGGAAGAACTCCTGACCTACTACGAAGATTTCATTGACCAACTCACGATCTTCAAATCCAACTCAGGTCTAAGCGCTGCTGTTTACACGGAGATTACCGACGTTGAAATCGAGTTGAACGGCCTGATGACCTACGACCGAATCATCAAATCAGATGTTGATCGCATTTACCAGGCCAATCGGAAAGTAATTGAAGAAGATCTCTTTTTAACCGAAGTCGTTCCGAATTCATCAAACAGTGCTCAAAGCTGGAAATACACTTTCAACCCTCCCGCAAGCAACTGGAACCAATCCGATTTCGACGATAGCAACTGGTCCAGCGGTTCTGCCGGTTTCGGAACGGAGGGTACACCAGGCGCAGTGATCAGAACGCTTTGGAGCAGCGATGATATCTGGCTCCGTAAGGAAGTGCAAATAGGTGATCTGTCGGCCAAGAATCAGGAAAATCTGGTACTCACCATTCACCACGATGAAGATTGTGAGGTTTACATCAACGGAGTTTGGGCTGCCAGTTTAAGCGGCTGGACAACAAGCTACGTCACGACCCCCATTTCAGCAGAAGCTAAAAACGCGATTGTCAGTGGCACCAACACCATCGCCATCCACTGCAAACAAACCGCCGGAGGTCAATACATCGACGCGGGAATCAGCATCCTGAGCTCCGAGAAGATCGGGTCGATCTCGACATCAACGAACGATATGAAACAAGAATCAGGGCAATATTTATTCCCGAACCCAACCCTGAATACGGTTCATTTCTCGCAACAATTGCCAGCCGAATCACAAATATCAGTCTATAATAATCAGGGCAGTGTGCTCAAACAATTAAGCGGCGCACTCAGTCAAATTGATGTTTCCACTTTTCGCCCGGGTTATTACCTGATTAAAGTGAACGACAATTGCCAGCAACAGCGGTTCCGTTTTCTGAAGTTGTAG
- a CDS encoding glycoside hydrolase family 43 protein has protein sequence MKKNILYILLMVLSATAFSQGKKTSGNPVFPGWYADPEGAIFENKYWIFPTYSALYEEQVFLDCYSSPDLIKWTKHEHVIDTTAVKWANRAMWAPAIVQKDGKYFLFFAANDIQNDQQEGGIGIGVADKPEGPYKDYLGKPLLDKFYNGAQPIDQFVFHDKDGQYYMIYGGWQHCNIVRLKDDFTGFEPYADGSYFKEITPEGYVEGPFMFIRNGKYYFMWSEGGWGGPDYSVAYAIADSPFGPFKRIGKILKQDPEVATGAGHHSMINVPGTDDWYIVYHRRPLGDTGRDHRVTCIDKVEFDSDGFIKPVKITFEGVAKRKL, from the coding sequence ATGAAAAAAAACATTTTATATATTTTGCTGATGGTACTCTCGGCTACAGCGTTTTCGCAGGGAAAGAAAACATCCGGTAACCCCGTTTTTCCGGGCTGGTATGCCGATCCGGAAGGAGCAATATTTGAAAACAAATATTGGATATTTCCAACTTACTCGGCACTTTACGAGGAGCAGGTGTTTCTGGATTGCTATTCTTCGCCTGACCTGATAAAGTGGACGAAGCATGAGCATGTGATTGACACGACGGCCGTGAAGTGGGCGAATCGTGCGATGTGGGCGCCGGCTATTGTGCAGAAGGACGGCAAGTATTTCCTTTTTTTTGCGGCTAACGATATTCAGAACGACCAGCAGGAAGGCGGTATTGGCATTGGCGTGGCTGATAAGCCCGAAGGTCCGTATAAAGATTACCTGGGCAAACCTTTGCTGGATAAGTTTTACAACGGGGCACAGCCGATTGACCAGTTTGTATTTCACGATAAAGACGGTCAGTATTACATGATCTACGGTGGATGGCAACACTGCAATATCGTCAGGTTGAAGGATGATTTTACAGGTTTCGAGCCTTACGCTGACGGAAGCTACTTCAAGGAAATTACGCCCGAAGGATATGTTGAGGGGCCCTTTATGTTTATCCGGAATGGAAAATATTATTTCATGTGGTCGGAAGGCGGCTGGGGCGGCCCGGACTATAGCGTAGCCTACGCAATTGCCGACTCGCCTTTTGGTCCGTTTAAGCGGATTGGAAAAATTCTGAAGCAAGACCCGGAGGTGGCCACGGGGGCCGGTCATCACTCGATGATCAATGTTCCCGGAACCGATGATTGGTACATTGTTTATCACCGTCGACCGCTCGGCGATACCGGGCGAGACCACCGTGTTACTTGTATCGACAAAGTTGAATTTGACTCAGATGGTTTTATCAAACCGGTGAAGATTACTTTTGAAGGAGTTGCCAAGCGGAAACTCTAA
- a CDS encoding Gfo/Idh/MocA family protein codes for MKIKYLLIVFALLFSEGLSAQKPIKLAVAGMTHGHISFILGRPDKGDFELVGICDPNQELAVNLANHFKVSTDLIYADLGKMLDETKPDAVVAFGSVYDHLAVVEACAPRGIDVMVEKPLAVSMEHATRMEELAEKYKIHLLTDYETSWYPTTAKSIELVREGEVTGLMRKVVIHDGHQGPAEIGCDSIFLSWLTDPVLNGGGALVDFGCYGANIMTALTKGEKPVSVTAVTRQFKPEVYPKVDDEATIIVSYPESQCIIQASWNWPFNRKDMEIYGVSGYIKTSDNYEMNIRTQGMKKAEEVTVTSEDVAVSEDPFAYFADVIHGKIKPEEFGLYSLKNNVQVVEILDAARESAKTGKTVYLNP; via the coding sequence ATGAAAATTAAATATCTACTGATCGTTTTTGCGCTGCTGTTTTCCGAAGGATTGAGTGCACAAAAGCCGATCAAACTGGCTGTTGCCGGAATGACGCACGGTCACATTTCGTTCATACTCGGAAGACCGGACAAGGGAGACTTTGAATTGGTCGGAATTTGTGACCCCAACCAGGAGTTAGCCGTCAATCTGGCCAATCATTTTAAAGTTTCCACAGACTTAATTTATGCCGATTTGGGGAAAATGCTGGATGAAACCAAGCCCGACGCTGTAGTTGCTTTTGGCTCGGTATACGATCACCTGGCAGTTGTGGAGGCTTGTGCTCCCCGCGGTATCGACGTGATGGTTGAAAAGCCGCTGGCTGTGAGCATGGAACACGCCACACGCATGGAGGAACTGGCCGAAAAGTACAAGATTCATTTATTAACGGATTACGAAACATCCTGGTATCCAACCACGGCCAAATCGATCGAGTTAGTTCGTGAGGGAGAAGTCACCGGTCTGATGCGAAAGGTCGTTATTCATGATGGGCACCAGGGGCCGGCGGAGATTGGCTGTGACTCTATTTTCCTGAGTTGGCTGACCGACCCTGTGTTGAATGGTGGCGGTGCGCTGGTCGATTTTGGTTGCTACGGGGCAAATATCATGACAGCCCTGACAAAGGGCGAAAAACCGGTTTCAGTTACAGCAGTCACGCGGCAGTTTAAACCGGAGGTGTATCCGAAGGTGGATGACGAGGCAACGATTATTGTTTCGTATCCCGAATCGCAGTGCATTATTCAGGCATCGTGGAACTGGCCCTTCAACCGGAAAGACATGGAAATTTACGGTGTCAGCGGCTACATTAAAACAAGCGATAACTACGAGATGAACATTCGAACCCAAGGCATGAAAAAGGCAGAAGAAGTGACCGTGACATCCGAAGATGTGGCTGTTTCTGAAGATCCGTTTGCCTATTTCGCCGACGTCATTCACGGGAAAATAAAGCCGGAAGAATTTGGCTTGTACAGCCTGAAGAATAATGTTCAGGTCGTTGAAATTCTGGATGCAGCGCGCGAGTCTGCAAAAACCGGGAAGACGGTCTATTTGAATCCATGA
- a CDS encoding GH92 family glycosyl hydrolase, whose translation MIRKLSMFMLVILAVCGHTARAEDTTPLDYVNILMGTDSEFKLSNGNTYPAIALPWGMNFWTPQTGNMGDGWVYGYDADKIQGFKQTHQPSPWINDYGQFSLFPMTGELKIKGEERASWFSHKAEIAKPNYYKVYLADYDVVTEITPTERAAMFRFTFPETDESRVIVDAFDRGSYVKIIPEEQKIIGYTTRNSGGVPDNFKNYFVIVFDKPFTESDVWSTDKIIEGVSELKDNHVGAALQFKTKKGEQVCARVASSFISYEQAELNLKELGDDSFDQVKAKGADIWNKELSRIAVSGGTDDQMKTFYSCLYRVMLFPRKFYEFDADGKVVHYSPYNGEVLPGYMFTDNGFWDTFRAVFPFFNLMYPSLNEKIQEGLANAYKESGFLPEWASPGHRDCMIGSNSATIVADAYLKGLRGYDIDALWDAVVKNTTHEGPVHSVGRYGYDYYNKLGYVPYNVGINENVARTLEYAFADYCIYELGKELGKPKKEIAIFAKRAMNYKNVFDPESKLMRGKNEDGTFQSPFSPFKWGDAFTEGNSWHYTWSVFHDVQGLIDLMGGKKEFTSMLDSVFVVPPIFDDSYYGQVIHEIREMQIMNMGNYAHGNQPIQHMIYLYNYAGQPWKTQYWVREVMDRLYTPQSDGYCGDEDNGQTSAWYVFSAMGFYPVTPAVDEYVLGAPLFKKITVTLENGKTVEIDAPDNSSKNRYVESMQMNGKTYDKNFLKYEDLMKGAKISYEMGDEPNKERGTKDEDFPYSFSKEKQ comes from the coding sequence ATGATCAGAAAGTTATCAATGTTTATGCTTGTAATTCTCGCTGTGTGCGGACACACCGCGCGTGCGGAGGATACTACTCCCCTCGATTATGTGAATATTTTGATGGGAACGGATTCGGAATTCAAGCTTTCGAATGGAAACACTTACCCGGCAATTGCCTTGCCGTGGGGTATGAACTTTTGGACCCCTCAAACCGGCAACATGGGAGATGGTTGGGTTTACGGCTACGATGCTGATAAAATCCAGGGATTCAAACAAACCCATCAGCCCAGCCCGTGGATCAACGATTACGGCCAGTTCTCGCTGTTCCCAATGACCGGCGAACTGAAAATTAAAGGCGAGGAACGCGCCAGTTGGTTTTCGCACAAAGCGGAGATTGCGAAGCCAAATTACTACAAAGTGTATCTGGCGGACTATGATGTGGTGACGGAAATTACACCAACCGAACGGGCTGCGATGTTCCGTTTCACTTTTCCCGAAACAGATGAATCACGGGTGATTGTTGATGCTTTCGACCGTGGATCGTATGTGAAAATCATCCCTGAAGAGCAAAAAATCATCGGTTATACCACCCGAAACAGCGGCGGTGTACCCGATAACTTCAAAAACTATTTTGTGATTGTCTTCGACAAACCTTTCACTGAAAGTGATGTTTGGAGCACCGACAAGATTATTGAAGGTGTGAGCGAATTGAAAGACAATCATGTTGGTGCCGCACTTCAATTTAAAACGAAAAAAGGTGAGCAGGTTTGTGCTCGTGTGGCTTCGTCGTTTATTAGCTACGAACAAGCTGAATTGAACCTGAAAGAATTGGGTGATGACTCGTTTGACCAGGTGAAAGCAAAAGGTGCTGACATTTGGAATAAGGAATTATCCCGTATTGCAGTTTCCGGTGGAACAGATGACCAAATGAAAACTTTTTACTCGTGTCTTTATCGTGTGATGCTTTTTCCGCGTAAGTTTTACGAGTTTGATGCTGATGGTAAAGTCGTTCATTACAGCCCTTATAACGGCGAAGTTCTGCCGGGCTACATGTTTACCGACAATGGTTTTTGGGATACCTTCCGAGCTGTATTCCCCTTCTTCAACCTGATGTACCCATCGTTGAACGAGAAAATTCAGGAGGGATTGGCAAATGCCTACAAGGAAAGTGGTTTCTTGCCGGAATGGGCTAGCCCGGGCCACCGCGATTGTATGATCGGCTCGAACTCGGCAACGATTGTCGCCGACGCTTACTTGAAAGGCCTGCGCGGTTATGATATTGATGCATTATGGGATGCCGTGGTGAAAAATACGACTCACGAGGGGCCTGTACATTCAGTTGGCCGTTACGGTTACGATTATTACAATAAGCTGGGTTATGTGCCTTACAATGTAGGCATCAACGAGAACGTAGCCCGCACGCTGGAATATGCTTTTGCTGATTACTGTATTTACGAGCTGGGTAAAGAGTTGGGAAAACCGAAAAAGGAAATTGCCATCTTTGCTAAGCGTGCCATGAACTATAAGAATGTGTTCGATCCGGAGTCGAAACTGATGCGTGGTAAAAACGAAGACGGTACCTTCCAGTCGCCATTCAGCCCGTTTAAATGGGGTGATGCCTTTACAGAAGGAAATAGCTGGCATTACACCTGGTCGGTTTTCCACGACGTGCAGGGACTGATTGACCTGATGGGAGGCAAGAAAGAGTTTACCAGCATGTTGGATTCAGTCTTTGTGGTTCCGCCAATTTTCGACGATTCATACTATGGTCAGGTGATCCACGAAATCCGTGAGATGCAGATCATGAATATGGGCAACTATGCACACGGTAACCAGCCCATTCAGCATATGATTTACCTGTACAATTATGCCGGCCAGCCTTGGAAAACCCAGTATTGGGTACGCGAAGTGATGGATCGTTTGTACACACCTCAATCTGACGGTTATTGCGGAGACGAGGATAACGGGCAAACATCGGCCTGGTATGTGTTCTCGGCCATGGGTTTCTACCCGGTAACGCCTGCTGTTGACGAGTATGTGCTCGGAGCACCGCTCTTCAAGAAGATCACGGTAACGCTCGAAAATGGTAAAACCGTAGAAATCGATGCACCGGATAACAGCAGCAAAAACCGCTATGTGGAGTCGATGCAAATGAATGGAAAGACTTACGACAAGAACTTCCTGAAATACGAAGACCTGATGAAGGGAGCGAAGATCTCCTATGAAATGGGAGACGAACCGAACAAGGAACGAGGGACGAAAGACGAAGACTTCCCTTATTCGTTCTCGAAAGAAAAACAATAA
- a CDS encoding glycoside hydrolase family 125 protein, with translation MTSRRNFLKASGLTVAGLAIAGTGSVWGTTSKTDYVSNRPPLAKRNFSSKAVEDAITATKAKLKDPKLAWMFENCFPNTLDTTVEFGMLNGKPDTFVITGDIHAMWLRDSSAQVWPYLPLANKDAELKKLLAGVIYRQTQCVLLDPYANAFNKTKEEKVEWMSDQTDMKQGLHERKWEIDSLCYTVRLAYHYWKTTGDDTVFDADWQKAAASIVDTFKVQQRKSGLGPYKFERETTRQLDTLSNHGYGRPLKPVGLINSSFRPSDDAVTYGFLIPSNLFAVTSLRQLAEISNKVTGDSSFAAGCLTLADEVEAAIRKYAIVKHPKYGKVYAFEVDGFGNHTFMDDANVPSLLALPYLGCVEENDSIYKNTRKLVWSEDNPYFFKGKAAEGIGGPHVGYDMVWPMSIIMRAMTSDDDAEIAWCVKTLRDTDADTGFMHETFHKDDPTNFSRSWFAWANTLFGELILKLVNEGKVDLLG, from the coding sequence ATGACAAGTAGAAGAAATTTTTTGAAAGCCAGCGGATTAACTGTTGCTGGGCTGGCGATTGCCGGAACCGGGAGCGTTTGGGGAACAACGTCGAAAACTGACTATGTTTCGAACCGGCCACCGCTCGCGAAACGAAATTTTAGTTCGAAGGCTGTAGAAGATGCGATTACAGCCACCAAAGCAAAACTGAAGGATCCGAAGCTGGCCTGGATGTTCGAGAACTGTTTCCCGAATACCCTTGATACCACGGTCGAGTTTGGAATGCTGAACGGCAAGCCCGATACATTTGTGATTACCGGCGATATTCACGCTATGTGGCTGCGTGACTCGTCGGCCCAGGTTTGGCCCTACCTGCCATTGGCAAACAAAGATGCGGAATTGAAAAAACTGCTGGCTGGAGTTATTTACAGGCAAACACAGTGCGTTTTGCTCGATCCTTATGCGAATGCCTTCAATAAAACAAAAGAAGAAAAGGTAGAATGGATGAGCGACCAAACTGATATGAAACAAGGTTTGCACGAGCGCAAGTGGGAAATCGACTCGCTTTGCTACACCGTTCGCTTGGCCTACCATTACTGGAAAACGACGGGCGACGATACGGTTTTTGATGCCGATTGGCAAAAAGCGGCTGCGAGCATTGTTGATACCTTTAAAGTGCAGCAGCGGAAAAGCGGTTTGGGACCTTACAAGTTTGAGCGCGAAACAACCCGTCAGCTCGATACGCTTTCCAACCATGGCTACGGTCGTCCATTGAAACCGGTCGGTTTAATCAATTCTTCATTTCGTCCGTCGGACGATGCAGTAACTTACGGATTCCTGATTCCATCGAACTTGTTTGCAGTAACCTCGTTACGGCAATTGGCAGAAATCAGCAACAAAGTTACCGGCGACTCGAGCTTTGCCGCTGGTTGTTTGACTTTGGCTGACGAGGTTGAGGCCGCCATTCGGAAATATGCGATTGTGAAACACCCGAAGTACGGCAAAGTGTATGCTTTTGAAGTGGACGGTTTTGGCAACCATACGTTTATGGACGATGCCAATGTGCCGAGTTTGCTGGCATTGCCCTACCTGGGATGCGTTGAGGAAAATGACTCGATTTACAAAAATACACGGAAGCTGGTGTGGAGTGAAGACAATCCTTACTTCTTTAAAGGGAAGGCTGCAGAAGGCATCGGTGGCCCGCATGTGGGCTACGATATGGTTTGGCCGATGAGCATCATCATGCGGGCAATGACCAGCGACGATGATGCTGAAATTGCCTGGTGTGTGAAAACACTACGAGATACGGACGCTGACACCGGTTTTATGCACGAGACGTTCCATAAAGACGATCCGACCAATTTCTCGCGAAGCTGGTTTGCCTGGGCCAATACCCTGTTTGGCGAACTGATTCTGAAACTGGTTAACGAAGGAAAAGTCGACCTGCTCGGCTAA